From the Trifolium pratense cultivar HEN17-A07 linkage group LG4, ARS_RC_1.1, whole genome shotgun sequence genome, the window TTGACAACTACAAGCTGCATCAGAGGCTAGGGAAATGCGCTTCATATTATGATTAATAGCAAATTGTAGGCACCAACGGACACCCAAAGCTTCCGCCACTAACAGCTCAACTTCAATGTTGTTGAAAAGGCATGCCGAAGCTCGGACAGCAGCAGATCCGTCGAGACAGACCAGTCCCTAACCAGTGGTACCACCTGCAAAACAGCCAGCATCAACAAATAGACAATTTTCTGCTACACTAGGTTCAAGGTTGCAGTCCAAATTGTTAGGATGTGTAGGGATATTGATCTTTTTGCTGCATGTACCCAGTTCATTAACAAAATCCATGGCTTGTTGAGCGATATCAATTGGGTTGAGAGGCTTGTTTTTAAAAACACATTGATTTCTACCATTCCAAAATTTCCAAAGAGTAGTGCAAAAATTCTCATAGCCATGTGCTCATTACATTGCAGTCCCTGTAACAACCATGcatttatattcatattttgaGGAATGTGATGGCCTAGCTGAGAAGAACTTGCTAATTGACAATGCATAAAGACTCATTCCACTTTGACATAGAGGGcaaatattttccaaaagaattcctTTTTTTGACGGATTATCTCTAGTTGGAAGGATATTCTTAGCTAATCTGCACATGaaatttctaactctatttcgGATTGGGGCTCTCGAAATTTCTTTCCAGAGGGTGGAGTTATGTGAGATTGATTAAAGATACTCATTCACttccaataattgatagaatatgcaaatacaaattcaactcATCCAAcattaatagcatacaacgacaAAATACCTAcgaataatatgataaaatcaaAATGACCGAAATATTCATATTTTCGGATATGCAAACATTGACGTCCAAATCATTAGTTTGATCTTTCAATatgaacttgatagggaggaccacagttcgatccccgcaactacgatcggaagGGGGCTGCTGGAACAACGGAAAAAAAACGCCGCACTAAGAcgatgaaataaaaaaaataaaaaaactaaaatactttatttttttgacaaaaaagaaaaacctaaaatactTAATTATGTGAAAATCCAAactatttatttgtttctactcaaataaaaaaaataaaaaaataaaaaaaaacatttttttcgCAAAagatttgatgaaaaaaaaatttaaaaaccgGTTTAAGATTTGATGAAAAAGATTTTGTTTCTACtcaaataaaacattttttttcgcAAAAGATTTgatgactaaaaaaaatagcCAATACGTATCGGCTATTTTTAGGGAGTTAGGATATTGGGCTAAGATATAAAAACcagtttaattaatttaagaaagatttgataaaaaaatactactccgtcccaaaatataagcaaaagtaggtcaacaaaaataaatgtatttggtccaaatctttaaccaaatacatcaagtttttttgacccatatttacttatattttgagacggagggagtaatgttCAACAAGATTGTGtcaatcttttttttaagaaagatttgatcaaaaaataatctttttttaaaCCGTCATATAATGATATAAATACTCACaagttgtgttgtgttgtggtCACAACTCACAACACCCTTTCTTCTAACTTCTACTTTCTACTTTCAGTCTCCCAATTCGCGCAGTTTTCTTCCAAATACAATTCCACTCCGATTTGCCGCCGCACCGGAGATTATTCCGCCGCGATCTACATCACCAATGACTTCATCTCCTGCGTTGCGTTATCTCACTCCAAAAGACACTGATGTGAAGCTACCTCGACAAATTCATGTTAAGAACAAAACACCAGCTCCGATCCAAATCACCGCAGAACAGCTTCTTCGCGAAGCTAGGGTTCATCAAGACTCTGTTATCCGTCCTCCAAATCAGAAAATCAATGATCAAATTGAACTCAATGAGTATCGTCTCCGAAAACGGAAACATTTTGAGGATTTAATCCGGCGAAATCGATGGAATGTAAGTGTTTGGGTTAAATATGCTGAGTGGGAAGATTCGCAACAAGATTTTGAACGCGCACGATCTGTTTGAGAAAATGCcttaaaagaaattaattataGAAATCATACATTATGGTTAAGATATGCTGAGTTTGAGATGAAGAATAAGTTTATAGATCATGCTAGGAATGTTTGGGACCGTGCTGTTACTCTCTTGCCGCGAGTTGATCAGTTGTGGTTTAAGTATGTTCATATGGAGGAGATGTTAGGTAATGTTGCTGGTGCTAGAGAGGTTTTTGAGAGGTGGATGAAATGGATGCCAATTCAGTATGGATGGTTGTGTTACATTAAATTTGAACTTAGGTACAATGAAATCGAACGGGCCAGAATGATATTCGAGAGGTTTGTTATGTGCCATCCAAGCGTTGATGCTTGGATTCGTTATGCTAATTTTGAGGTGAAGAATGGCGAGGTTGTTAAGGCAAGGAATGTGTATGAAAGAGGGGTTGAGAAGGTTGCAGAGGATGAGGAGGAAGCTGAGAAGCTTTTTGTGGCTTTTGCTGCTTTTGAGGAAAGATGCAAGGAGGTAGAGCGTGCTAGATGTATATACAAATTTGCGCTTGATCGTATACCAAAGGGAAAGGCGGAAGAACTATTTAGCAAGTTTGTGGCATTTGAGAAACAGTATGGTGATAAGGAAGGGATTGAGGATGCCCTCATCGGGAAAAGAAGGTTCCAGTACGAAGAGGAAGTGCGAAAAAATCCTTTGAATTATGATGCTTGGTTTGATTATATTGGATTAGAAGAAAGCGCGGGGAACAAAGAAAGAACTAGGGATGTTTACGAGAGGGCGATAGCTAATGTGCCTCCAGCTGAGGAGAAGCGATACTGGCAGcgatatatttatttatggtatGTTGATTTGTTTGAGTtctgttttcttattttgtcgattatttatttaatgattttgCATTTTCTTACCGTGTTTATTATTGGTTTGTGTGTAACTTAGGATTAATTATGCACTCTATGAAGAGCTTGATGCCGGAGATATGGAGCGAACAAGAGTCGTTTACAGGTAAGCGTCCGTTTATGAAATTCCATGTATTGTGTTTAAATCTGTTTCATTCATCATTATGATAGTACTTTGGGTTCATGCTTTTCCTGAATCATGTGTAGATTTGTTATGTGAGATATTTGCGGTTAACCTTTAGTTGGATAAGTCATCAAAAAAGAAAACCTTGCTAGTataataatcatattttttaagttaaaaGTAACCGCAAGCTTCTTATACCAATGAAGGGAATTCTtaatatttttctcaatttttgtcatattgattttcaaaggcTTCCACCTGACTCCTTTTGCTTACTGGTTTTTGTTTGTATCTTACtacttttgttatttttgtacTTTGCTATTCATGAAAGCTGAAACCTTAATATTGAACCTATTCATGTGACACTAgcttaaataattttggattaTCAAAATGGCAAAATTTAGGCTTCTTTTCCTTAGTTGTGGTGAGGTGTGTTGGAGAAATCAAAGTCACAACCTCTGTTTTTCCTTTGTTCCTTTAATACCTCTTTTAGGACTTGTGTTTGTTTGATATTTGTAAAGTGTTGCTATTTGTGAGTTTCTGGTGTATATTATATAGATTGAGATATGTTTATGTACTATTTATTTCCTTTTGGTTCTTCTGTCACATTTGATTTGGATAATTCATTTGATTCTGATTTGTTATCTTTGTCCTTTGACTTattgtttttatcttttttggtTCAGCTCTATCGCAATCCTTTACTAAATTAtctcaaaaaaattaacaaatttatcATTGCAGTATTGTATTGACACTTTGACTTTCATTTATTTAGGGAATGTCTCAACCAGATACCTCACCACAAGTTCTCGTTTGCAAAAGTATGGCTTCTGGCAGCCCAATTTGAAATACGTCAGTTGAATCTCAAGGGTGCTCGTCAAATATTAGGAAATGCGATTGGAAAGGCTCCTAAAAGCAAGGTAATATATTGGTATCTGTCTAGATGAAAATATTATATAGCTTCTTTTCATTGCTGAACGGTTAACTTAACATATACCTTTCCTCTTTGACAACAGATATTTAAGAAGTATATAGAGATGGAACTGCAGCTTAGCAATATAGATCGATGCAGAAAACTGTACGAAAAGTATCTGCAGTGGTCACCTGAAAATTGCTATGCCTGGAGCAAATATGCAGAACTGGAGAGATCTCTATCGGAGACGGATCGGGCTCGAGCAATATTTGATCTTGCAATTGGTCAACCGGCATTGGACATGCCTGAGTTGTTGTGGAAGACGTacattgattttgaaatttccGAGTTTGAATTCGAGAGAGCGCGGGGGCTTTATGAAAGGCTTCTTGATCGAACAAAGCACCTGAAGGTATGGATAAGTTATGCAGATTTTGAAGCAACAGCCACTGATAAGAGGTGTTTAGATTTATcagaacaagaacaaaagaaGCAATGCATTCAGCGCGCTAGAAGGGTGTTTGAGGAAGCTCTAAACTACTTCAGATCATCAGCTCCAgatttaaaagaagaaagggcAATGCTACTGGATAAATGGATCGATTTGGAGGTTTCATCTGGGGAACTAGGTGATGTTAGCTTGGTCCAGTCTAAGCTGCCCAAGAAGCTCAAGAAGAGACGGCAAGTTAGCACTGAAGAAGACGGTTCTTCTAGAATTGAAGAATTTATCGACTATCTATTCCCTGAAGAAACTCAAACCACCAATCTCAAGATATTGGAAGCTGCTTACAAATGGAAGAAGCAGAAATTGTGATTCACTACAGAATTTAATTCTGCCAAATGCCAATCTCAGAGGTTGCCTCATCTGTTAGCCATTGAATCCGACTCTAAAGGCAATATTAGCATAGCTGACATTGATAACATAAACTGTTCTGATATTTTATCTATGCTTTCTAATTGTAGTGTAGCTTTTATTAGAAGATGCTAAAATGTATCTGACCATAGCTTAGTGGGGTTAGCAAAGAAATTTGGTTCAAGTTCTTAGGTGGGATATGTCCCAGAACCAGCAGCTGCTACTGTTTGTAAGGATTTGCATTCTATCAAGCATCAATTGAATGAATATGTCTCAGTCTTGccagaaaaaataaaaccatgTCATTTACTTGCATTTTTCTTTAGTGTGTTTTAATCTACCGTTAAGTTGCATTTTCCTTTTAAGTTAAATAACTCTAGTTTTGAACATGTCATTTTGTATAATTGTTTCGTGCCAACAAATAAgagtataaaataaaagaataataaaacTGTTTGGTAGTATTGTAGTTTATGTGATGTGATTAGTAATTTCACGGGTTGGATTTGAAAAGATTCATACGAGTCACTACTAGTACTAAATACACAATATTTAGTTACAAAAAATCAGTGACAGAACAAAATCCCTCAACAATTGCGACGAAATATGAGACAACAAGATTTATCTATTTGAAACTCGAATTGATGAACATTAACGATGAAATTTCTTGACACAATAAAAAAGTTTGCAAAATATATTAACGATGAAGCTCATAACCACATGACACTTATGGATGCTATCTTATTTGTATCTGATAtatttagttatatattatattttaaacatGCAAAAAAGTTTGcaatatatatttgatttataattcTTGTTGAATATTAATATTTACATATGGAAACAATTCAGCTGATACGCattgtagttaaaaaaaaaaaaattgactactAATTATCATTTGAAGATCAATAACAAGTCAATACCTATTTGTTTACAAATTTTGTTTTGGAAGGTCATAATTACCTAAACCTGCCTAATATTTGAAACATGTGTTGAGTCCTGGTGAAAATATTTGAACCAATTTAAAACTGAAGCTTCCAAACATGCCATTCCTACTTTTCAAATAACTAGGCAGAGAGAATAAGCCAATACCTAATGCTAACaataagaaaaaacaattgGCCAAAGCACCAATACATAGTGCTATAGTAGTAATCAACTAGTTTTGCATTAATGAAGAACATAGGAACAGATGCAACACAATCAGGAAGATCAAATTTAACTGAACCAACCATATGAACCAATATTCAAATTCCTCATTAGTGACACTAAAATTATACTATAGTCTTCCATTATTCTTCCCATCCTCTCGAGTCTTGGCTATTGATGATAAAATTTTCAAGATCGTACTGGCTTTTTCTTTGGAGGAATGTTTCCCATTGTTGTTGTCGTTGTAGTTGTAGCTTGAGCAGTAGTACCTGGTTTGGTAAACCAAGTGGTATAGAGGAATTGTTTATGAGCTCCTACATGGTTGCAAACAAGACGAAGCTTCTGTCTCTCCCTCATCCATCTCAAAACTACTTTCATGTGATTCTTGCTTGTcaaatctttcaatccaacttCCTGGAAAAACATTGAAGGTGATGATAACTCAATCAGTCGATAGAAATCCAACAGATGCACAAATCTGTAACATTCATAAGGTTTCCATCACAAGTAAACAAAATTGTGTGCATATTGATAGAGAGAAAATACTAATCAGTCTGATTATTCATTTTTTCGAGAAGCAATTCAAATTATTCCTTGAAACCCTTGAGGTAGATTACTCAAGTTTACAAGGTGATAAACAAGTTTTCAAGTTGCTACAAAAATTGTAATCTTGTCTAACATAGTTAATAAATTGTTGGAATATCGTATTCAACATAGGGCAAGAGATCCCGATTCATGCAAATTATTGTGTCCTATTGCTTCCAATGTAGTTTGTGCATGCATTTTATTCAAAAATCCAACACACTAATCCTCTTCATAGCATAAAATGTGGAAAGATTTAGTTTTCCCCGCTAACACAATAGATATTTCATGTGCAGTGCTACCAATCGCaggaaatttcaaattttaaaattccgctacTCTATAGTACTATATCGCCGCTACAACTCCTATTTCACAACACTTTGTACTAGTGTATCTGGGAACTATAGTGATTATAATTTTACCATGCTATAGTGCCACTATTgcatcttttttataaaaaaataaaaataaattatattaaaaccaACACCCCAAGGATAATATGTACTTCAGAGCTGCAACAGTGCATATACAGAATTCATACAAATTTCTCAACCACCCAAGCACCCCCAATGCTACAAACTAATAACAGCATCTTCTCTACACTACGTTACATTAGCACGACAGCCAAAAACATTCACCTAACCCAACACGATTGATGCCAACATTGCCAAGCCCAAACAAGGAATCAACGAGCACAGCAGTTAATATAATACACCATTCCAGTCCCAGATGGAGAGAATAGCACTTGCCAGTGCAAAATATAAAGCACCTTTCAATTGCTATGACCAACCTCAGGGGAAATACTTACTTAGGCACAACCATAAATTAGAGGTGTTAGGCACACAcacaataatgaaaaaaaataaagagaaataaataaaatgatgtgactaaattatttttctattaattttacttatttatgtgagtgtgcctaaatattttctatttgtgTTTGTGCCCAAATAAGACTTCCTCCCAACCTCAGACCTTAACCAACCAAAACAGCTCCTCCCCAAAAGAGAACTACCACAGAACCAACTTTGTGTAGCAAACGTAACCCAATTTGAGTGTGTAGTGGTAATTAATTGTCTCGATCCCTCCACAACCTCCTATGCACTCCAGTAAATTACCACTGATAATTCCTCTCCTGCCAAGATTGTCTTTTGATGGCATCCTCTTATGAAATACTTGCCAAGCAAACACCAATAATTTCAACAGCATCCTCTTATTCCATAATTTCTTCCATAGAATCTCCTCTTCCCGAATGCATCACTATGACTAAAAAACACGTTGTAAGCTGACTTAACAATATACTAACATTTGGAATCCTCCTCCTCGCCCCACGCTAAGCAAACTCTATTCCCACCATTGAAGTTAACCATATATAGCATTTCCCCCTCTCACTCAAAAAGGTCTCGTCTCCATCTTAACTCCCATCCCCACCTACCTCCTCCCGCTCTCCTCACCTCTGCTACCTTCGCCTCTTCTTTAATGACTCCCCTCCCACCCACTACCCTTGTTTTTTTGGTACTAACCCTCTAGTTCTCAGGTGAATGAGGCGAGGCCCTGGTAATCCAGAGTAGGTGCAACAAAGACTTCCtagaggtcacccatcctagtactatcGAATCTATTTGACAACACCGCGTAtgattcaaaaataaaacaaatttactaCATCTATTACTACAAACAAAATTAACTAAAATAGTTGCATCAAAGTAGAGTTGAAAAATAGACACAGGAAAATTAACAAACAGCATGTGTGCATAATATTTTCCATTCATCAAAACATAACACAccaacaattaaattaattgattGTTACCTTAACACGTTCCCAGGTATTAGAAACAGTAATTGGACCATGTTCCTTAACAATATCAAAGAGAGTCCTTGTTATTGTTTGTCTTTGTTCCGGCGGTGTTTTCAGCGTAACAGCTCCCATTTTAGGTTTCAGTTTCTTAGCTACATTTCTAATCGCTGTTCCAAACATTTCTCTactcaaaccctaatttcttacaactctattttttttttctattctaTAGTATTCTGATCTGCAAACATTAACGTTACAacagaaaattaattaatatgtataTCAATGGTATGAATCAATtatgaataaatcaaaaaaaattcatttcataataataataataagaataaggATTCGAAATTCGAAATATGATAGATGAGTGACATTTACCTTCTTCACTTCACTCTTGTTGTTCGCTGATAGAATAGAGACTGTGTGGGTGGTAAAGGAAAATGCATTTAGAGTGGACTGCTAAATGGGCTGGGCTAGGATGGCCCAACGTTTCCTTTAGGTCGTTAAAACACGCgaaaaaattcgatttctaTTTACCGAAGGTTTTTTAGCGTAagttttacactaaaaaaaatcgGGTTCTAGAAACCGAATTTCTCGTGTTTTTTAGGGCCTAAAAGAAATGTGGGCCTAAGTATCATTGTCGTTATTTGATTTGGATGGGAATTGCTATTTGCCACACGATATGATCGTTATTGTGTATTGtcgatggtttttttttatttgcacgAAGTTTAGTTGATAGACTCACataatttgagtgtaaaaaaatgagaaattcaaagttcaaactaaGGCCTATGCAAATCAATGTCTTTGGCAGCTATCAACTAAGTTTTATTTACGAGATTGTCacttgtatttttaaaaataactttttcatAACTCGATTAGGGAATTTGATTATTGGGTCACTAGTTGGACTGTTGATTCATTGGTTGAATCGTACGATTGTATCAACACATGAAAGCGCCCTCTTTTTGTCATCCCTGCTGCTTTCCAGATTATGTATTGAACGTATGGCGGAGCTAGGATCTTAAAATCATGTTTGAGCCTCGCCTATCCTATGTTCAAACCAACCAAACCCACCCAGTCAGGAAGAATaggttgagttttttttttgttatggaaAGTTAAAGTAATTTCGTTTAGTATGAGATCGGTAAGGGGGCCAGCTCGGCAAGTAAAGGATATAAGGAATAGTAAATATGAGAAGAGGAATAATATCATAGAGAAGAAACTATACTATAGAGGGACATTATTGTAAAACTCTATCAACAATTATACATAAAATGAGTGTtgggaaaaagaaaagaaaacaattttagTAAATAGGAGCAAGCTGCTCCTACCTTACTTATCGATAAGGAGTACTGGGACTGAGTAGACTTCTTGTAGTTCTCTTTTCAAGTGACTCGTTCATAGAATTTGGTCTATATAAGGgtgatttgaagaaaaaaaattaattattaggtTTTCattctaaataaataatattctaTAAAGGTAACTTAGTAATTTGTCTAACCCGATTATAGTTCcaagttcaaaaaaataaattaaaaagacaAATGCAAGGTACGTTTTCATTATTTGTACGGTATGAGAATGACGATTTGAAGTATTTGAAGGAATAGTGTCTACAAACACTAACATTAAGATGACTCAGGGATAAATGAGAATAACGCTTACGTTgcttttgaaggaaaaaaacttCTTATATAGTGATATGTTTGAGATAAAATGATAAGACCGTCAAGAACAATATGATGTTCATTAATTAtgaatgttaatatttttattttttttggtaaagtgttaata encodes:
- the LOC123919499 gene encoding crooked neck-like protein 1, translating into MKNKFIDHARNVWDRAVTLLPRVDQLWFKYVHMEEMLGNVAGAREVFERWMKWMPIQYGWLCYIKFELRYNEIERARMIFERFVMCHPSVDAWIRYANFEVKNGEVVKARNVYERGVEKVAEDEEEAEKLFVAFAAFEERCKEVERARCIYKFALDRIPKGKAEELFSKFVAFEKQYGDKEGIEDALIGKRRFQYEEEVRKNPLNYDAWFDYIGLEESAGNKERTRDVYERAIANVPPAEEKRYWQRYIYLWINYALYEELDAGDMERTRVVYRECLNQIPHHKFSFAKVWLLAAQFEIRQLNLKGARQILGNAIGKAPKSKIFKKYIEMELQLSNIDRCRKLYEKYLQWSPENCYAWSKYAELERSLSETDRARAIFDLAIGQPALDMPELLWKTYIDFEISEFEFERARGLYERLLDRTKHLKVWISYADFEATATDKRCLDLSEQEQKKQCIQRARRVFEEALNYFRSSAPDLKEERAMLLDKWIDLEVSSGELGDVSLVQSKLPKKLKKRRQVSTEEDGSSRIEEFIDYLFPEETQTTNLKILEAAYKWKKQKL
- the LOC123919500 gene encoding crooked neck-like protein 1; amino-acid sequence: MTSSPALRYLTPKDTDVKLPRQIHVKNKTPAPIQITAEQLLREARVHQDSVIRPPNQKINDQIELNEYRLRKRKHFEDLIRRNRWNVSVWVKYAEWEDSQQDFERARSV
- the LOC123921789 gene encoding uncharacterized protein LOC123921789, with the protein product MFGTAIRNVAKKLKPKMGAVTLKTPPEQRQTITRTLFDIVKEHGPITVSNTWERVKEVGLKDLTSKNHMKVVLRWMRERQKLRLVCNHVGAHKQFLYTTWFTKPGTTAQATTTTTTTMGNIPPKKKPVRS